Within Diprion similis isolate iyDipSimi1 chromosome 11, iyDipSimi1.1, whole genome shotgun sequence, the genomic segment aaaatacttgtgcATAAACATTACGTAAATCTAAGTAACAGGTACATGCAAAGATAATTGATTTCGTGCAATGAAAAACAGTGATGAACATTAAAGATTCTCACTCTCGGATCCTTCATGTTTTACAGTGGTTTTGGGTGTAAAGTACATCCAGTTCAACTCTTCAGAAAAGGGCGAATTCGGGCGGTCATAATGAACGATATCTATAGTTTCTGGACGATAACTTTTATGATACGAAGGATCAACTACTTGAAATTGGAATGGACGCATTACTTCCTTCTTTAATCtgcaagaaacaaaaaaaaaatataatcatgCCCTGAGAAATTGTGGGAGAATGTTCAATtcatgaagtaatgaaaaatgtgaacGATAGAAATTAGCAATAATCTCTGCTATATAAAAGCAGTAACGACTGTATTATGTTTACCTTCGCAACAAAGCGATCAGCTTGTCATTATCACGTTTGGCGGTCGCGTAACTAACAGATTTAAATGTATGTAATTGAGTGCAAGTCCGAATTAGATTTTCAATTGATGCGGCCAAACGCGAGGTATTTGATTGTCCCCTCCCATGTATTACACGGATATTTTCGATATGTCCGTTCAGGGCAAGGGAACTGAACACGTCATATAATTCAGTTATCCAGTTCTGTTCccatgaaaaattcttcaatttacGACAGTGAATTAGCATTTCCGCGAGCTGTTTTGTAAAGATGCAGGATTGTGCCCAGCCCAGACAATTTAACACTATTGTCTCCAAGTTTGGACAGTGTTCTCCAATATAGATCAAAGCTGTGGCATCTTGAATAGGTATGTAGGCCAAACGTAAGGTCGTGAGTTTTTTCCAATTTGGAAAAAGGAATAAAGCATCCAAGTCCCACAGCGCAACTCGAGTATCATTGcgactgtaaaataaaaatttttcacacatttgTAATTAGCTGTATAgtattttcaaagatataaagaaaaaagaaaaaaaaacatgaatggTACATTATTTCTTACGAAATATAGGCATGAAACGTTATATCCTGGACATTCGGCGTGTTTTCTATTAGAAGTTTGAAAGAAGAATCCGTATCTTTCATCAATACATCCCTTTGGCGAAATTCTTCTTTACCTCGCTTGGCGAGACGTCTCCTCcagtatttctttcttttcatttcaactgTGTAAACAGAAACATGACGGATTTTagtaatttgagaaaaattttctccaacaatggaaatttttccgaGGTTCGCCCGCATGCACGAATTCAATTGTTGTGttaaataagaatataaacataaagaatttttcgaaataaacgagattttttttctttcacgctCACAAAGTATAGAATTGCATTTTACCTGGTAGTTTTACTACGtgccataaaacaagttgtgtCACGCTTGGGAATGCCGATAGCAATAAATGTGCATCACAATCCAGTTCTATGGTATGTCTCAGTAGTAAGAAAGATATCTGATACTCAGGGTTCTCTAACAGCCGCTGTaacaaatttagaaaatcttGTAATTCCATTGAATTGGCAACTTAGTATTCActtatttttaaactataAAAACGAGACTCaacatatctatacatatatacatgtatgattCTACCTTTGCTTCTTCTGGTTTTAGTAGACACGTGCCTTCCGGTAAATTTAGACCTACACGATATCGGTGCAAACAACAATACCTTTTTGGTGCGTCTACATGGGTGAGACTGACTACACTTGGCAACAAAGATTCTGCTATTACAGTCCAACCAATTGCATAGTAGTATTTGTACCAGGAATCTCGATATCTTCTTGTTACGTGTCTTGCCAGTAGGTTTTCATGAACGTCGACATCTTTTTCTGAAATCACAAATTTCCCTCAAGTTCACGA encodes:
- the LOC124412514 gene encoding uncharacterized protein LOC124412514 isoform X2; this translates as MYYSILDLPTELLTKILRYFNERDRVAFGCTCRRLDNFMFGDAKLERDLDFSKNGWQTEPRHLQYYFSNVINCAQLRKINIANAICIKAGEMLDTTIGKAVNLVDVNIHGTKFDTVLQLSSFLKCVIHVKRLAIDWPNDDKGSFRNCVNLLSEPFSKLHYLSLCVLAYNRNCLPLISYCDELEELRVNSMEPPGGPVIRMRWRQVSNKLTKIKIVQVRGWDALGSIKDYILSMLPDSRQWTDFEQIYMRRANGFYLEKDVDVHENLLARHVTRRYRDSWYKYYYAIGWTVIAESLLPSVVSLTHVDAPKRYCCLHRYRVGLNLPEGTCLLKPEEAKRLLENPEYQISFLLLRHTIELDCDAHLLLSAFPSVTQLVLWHVVKLPVEMKRKKYWRRRLAKRGKEEFRQRDVLMKDTDSSFKLLIENTPNVQDITFHAYISRNDTRVALWDLDALFLFPNWKKLTTLRLAYIPIQDATALIYIGEHCPNLETIVLNCLGWAQSCIFTKQLAEMLIHCRKLKNFSWEQNWITELYDVFSSLALNGHIENIRVIHGRGQSNTSRLAASIENLIRTCTQLHTFKSVSYATAKRDNDKLIALLRRLKKEVMRPFQFQVVDPSYHKSYRPETIDIVHYDRPNSPFSEELNWMYFTPKTTVKHEGSESENL
- the LOC124412514 gene encoding uncharacterized protein LOC124412514 isoform X1; the encoded protein is MSTSILDLPTELLTKILRYFNERDRVAFGCTCRRLDNFMFGDAKLERDLDFSKNGWQTEPRHLQYYFSNVINCAQLRKINIANAICIKAGEMLDTTIGKAVNLVDVNIHGTKFDTVLQLSSFLKCVIHVKRLAIDWPNDDKGSFRNCVNLLSEPFSKLHYLSLCVLAYNRNCLPLISYCDELEELRVNSMEPPGGPVIRMRWRQVSNKLTKIKIVQVRGWDALGSIKDYILSMLPDSRQWTDFEQIYMRRANGFYLEKDVDVHENLLARHVTRRYRDSWYKYYYAIGWTVIAESLLPSVVSLTHVDAPKRYCCLHRYRVGLNLPEGTCLLKPEEAKRLLENPEYQISFLLLRHTIELDCDAHLLLSAFPSVTQLVLWHVVKLPVEMKRKKYWRRRLAKRGKEEFRQRDVLMKDTDSSFKLLIENTPNVQDITFHAYISRNDTRVALWDLDALFLFPNWKKLTTLRLAYIPIQDATALIYIGEHCPNLETIVLNCLGWAQSCIFTKQLAEMLIHCRKLKNFSWEQNWITELYDVFSSLALNGHIENIRVIHGRGQSNTSRLAASIENLIRTCTQLHTFKSVSYATAKRDNDKLIALLRRLKKEVMRPFQFQVVDPSYHKSYRPETIDIVHYDRPNSPFSEELNWMYFTPKTTVKHEGSESENL